In the genome of Vicia villosa cultivar HV-30 ecotype Madison, WI linkage group LG7, Vvil1.0, whole genome shotgun sequence, one region contains:
- the LOC131616725 gene encoding SURP and G-patch domain-containing protein 1-like protein yields MDKGPPPTLFVNDGSFMERFRQLQQEQEKGKNSKPEESKPVKVVSGSLNPKPSISKANDAKKSSQGSSSGKLAFSLKQKSKLVPAPVKLADDDEDEIDAGYVSNDAPTKRQKLVQDDGIEQVSRQLDVAPPPPPSDPTVKKVADKLASFVAKNGRPFEDVTRQKNPGDTPFKFLFDVKSSEYKYYEHRLAQEEKALSQSKEPQANQNVGTSIPSSRPTNGPQRSSQQHSAYQIPASALYDSVEVSRASGSSAFSVGSSDEPGGSTSASSLALMEFYMKKAAQEEKFKQPKHSKDEMPPPPSLQVSTFDASASGKKGHHMGDYIPQEELEKFLASCNDAAAMKAAKEATEKAKIQADNVGHRLLSKMGWKEGEGLGGSRKGISDPIMAGNVKKDNLGVGAVQPGEVTPEDDIYEQYKKRMMLGYRHRPNPLNNPRKAYY; encoded by the exons ATGGACAAGGGACCACCTCCTACCCTCTTTGTCAACGATGGTTCATTTATGGAGAGGTTTAGGCAGCTCCAACAAGAgcaggagaagggaaaaaattccaagCCTGAGGAATCTAAACCAGTTAAAGTTGTTTCAGGATCTCTGAATCCTAAACCCTCCATTAGTAAAGCTAATGATGCTAAGAAATCTTCCCAGGGTAGTTCCAGTGGCAAACTTGCTTTCAGCTTGAAACAAAAGTCAAAGCTTGTGCCGGCCCCTGTTAAGTTGGCTGATGACGATGAAGATGAAATAGATGCTGGTTATGTTTCAAACGATGCACCTACAAAACGACAAAAATTGGTTCAGGATGATGGCATTGAGCAAGTATCAAGACAACTTGATGTTG cacctcctcctcctcccagTGATCCTACAGTGAAGAAAGTTGCTGACAAACTTGCAAGTTTTGTGGCTAAAAATGGAAGGCCATTTGAGGATGTTACACGGCAAAAAAACCCTGGGGATACACCTTTCAA GTTTTTATTTGATGTTAAATCTTCTGAGTATAAATATTATGAACATCGGCTTGCTCAAGAGGAGAAGGCCCTTTCACAGTCCAAGGAACCACAGGCAAATCAAAATG TGGGGACAAGCATTCCATCTTCCAGACCAACCAATGGTCCTCAGAGATCATCCCAGCAACATTCAGCTTACCAAATCCCTGCCTCTGCTTTATACGATAGTGTTGAAGTGTCAAGGGCTTCTGGATCTTCAGCATTTTCAGTTGGAAGCTCGG ATGAGCCCGGTGGATCAACAAGTGCCAGTTCTTTAGCCCTAATGGAGTTTTACATGAAGAAAGCCGCACAGGAAGAAAAGTTCAAACAACCTAAGCATTCAAAAGATGAGATGCCTCCTCCTCCTTCTCTTCAAGTTTCAACTTTTGATG CATCTGCTTCAGGGAAAAAGGGCCATCACATGGGTGATTATATTCCTCAGGAAGAACTTGAAAAGTTCTTGGCTAGCTGTAACGACGCAGCAGCAATGAAAGCTGCCAAGGAGGCTACAGAGAAGGCCAAAATTCAGGCGGATAATGTGGGCCACAGGCTTTTATCAAAAATGGGTTGGAAAGAAG GTGAGGGACTAGGTGGCTCTAGGAAGGGTATTTCAGATCCTATCATGGCAGGCAATGTGAAGAAAGATAACTTGGGGGTAGGTGCTGTCCAACCTGGAGAAGTGACTCCTGAAGATGACATCTATGAGCAGTACAAAAAGAGGATGATGCTTGGCTACCGTCACAGACCGAATCCTCTG AACAATCCTCGCAAGGCTTACTATTGA
- the LOC131618427 gene encoding transcription factor bHLH130-like, which translates to MSIVYTHALNYSQLESRKDMEMDSEICYSQTQQYCPQNSSGLSRYSSSPSSLLTSIGFMNEESFGNDNHRYQKHYSPSTSSEMETMFINSQHLPVKQEENDSFSQGLQYNGYSYYESPNQMIYQNQQQNQGLPNVFDHSENYIKETNIGSSKNCSNNLIRHKSSPAEFFSNYSLHNGTMNFSSTQSSCSISMPQIVENDEQEALQPNCIKNKNIGKYYMPSFEFTSDCWDSSTFNVPKTSTMNGEIMFSTSNALETQDLDFGYQKLGLSHHLSLPSSCTKMTSMDKYFHIQGSIPCKIRAKRGFATHPRSIAERERRIRISARIKKLQDLFPNSDKQTSTADMLDVAVDYIKDLRKQLKILSDTKAKCSCTSN; encoded by the exons ATGAGTATTGTGTATACTCATGCTCTCAACTATTCTCAACTTGAGTCAAGGAAGGATATGGAAATGGATTCAGAAATTTGTTACTCACAAACACAACAATATTGTCCCCAAAACAGTTCAGGTTTATCGCGATACTCTTCTTCTCCAAGTTCATTGCTTACAAGCATTGGTTTTATGAATGAAGAATCTTTTGGAAATGATAATCACCGATATCAGAAACATTATTCTCCCTCCACAAGCTCAGAAATGGAAACAATGTTTATAAATTCTCAACATCTGCCAGTGAAACAAGAAGAAAATGACTCTTTTTCACAAGGATTACAATACAATGGTTACTCTTATTATGAATCTCCAAATCAGATGATTTACCAAAATCAGCAGCAGAATCAAGGATTGCCTAATGTTTTTGATCATTCAGAGAATTATATCAAAGAAACTAACATTGGTTCTTCTAAGAATTGCTCTAATAATCTCATTAGGCACAAGAGTTCACCTGCTGAGTTTTTCTCCAATTATTCACTTCATAATGGTACTATGAATTTCTCATCCACACAATCCTCTTGCTCTATCAGCATGCCACAAATTGTTGAAAATGATGAACAAGAAGCACTTCAACCaaattgtattaaaaataaaaacattggAAAATATTACATGCCTAGCTTCGAATTCACTAGTGACTGTTGGGATAGTTCTACATTCAATGTTCCAAAAACATCCACAATGAATGGTGAAATCATGTTTTCCACTTCAAATGCTTTGGAAACTCAG GATTTAGACTTTGGATACCAAAAACTTGGTTTGAGCCACCATTTGAGTCTGCCAAGCTCTTGTACAAAGATGACTAGTATGGACAAGTATTTTCACATTCAAGGATCTATTCCATGTAAAATTCGTGCCAAAAGAGGATTTGCCACTCACCCGAGAAGCATTGCAGAGAGG GAAAGAAGAATAAGAATTAGTGCAAGAATCAAGAAACTGCAAGATCTTTTCCCGAATTCAGATAAG CAAACTAGCACAGCTGATATGTTGGATGTAGCAGTTGACTACATTAAAGACCTCAGGAAACAGCTTAAG ATATTATCAGACACAAAGGCAAAGTGCAGTTGTACAAGTAATTAG
- the LOC131620086 gene encoding protein MAIN-LIKE 1-like, with product MPPPRRRRRSSSYTSTPVPMSVTADVGSVVPPSEMHEDEPVLEPIWYPMGPIDASLLTGYDDHAARHRDPHRFYDHGRKIAALAQPDQPWFQDVLAASGRRDLYQVGYTTTHNGMLMEFAMRWHPEISSFHFPHGKITITLDDVACLLHLPIRGTLLGHGRLTKEEEMKMLIVELGCDPDDALEEVERTRGRM from the exons atgCCACCCCCTCGCAGACGTCGTCGGAGCAGTTCTTATACTTCTACTCCTGTGCCTATGTCAGTGACAGCCGATGTAGGATCAGTTGTGCCACCTTCGGAGATGCACGAGGACGAGCCGGTGCTAGAGCCTATCTGGTACCCGATGGGTCCTATAGATGCATCCCTTTTGACAGGGTATGACGATCATGCAGCCAGGC ataGGGATCCGCATAGGTTCTACGACCACGGCCGGAAGATTGCGGCTCTTGCGCAGCCTGACCAACCGTGGTTCCAGGATGTACTAGCAGCTTCTGGTCGGAGGGACCTCTATCAGGTGGGCTACACGACGACACATAATGGGATGCTGATGGAATTTGCGATGAGATGGCATCCGGAGATTTCCTCATTTCATTTTCCTCACGGTAAGATTACCATCACTCTTGATGATGTGGCATGCCTCCTACATCTACCTATCAGGGGTACCCTCCTTGGTCACGGTAGACTGACGAAGGAGGAAGAGATGAAGATGTTGATTGTTGAGCTGGGGTGCGATCCGGATGACGCacttgaggaggtggagaggacccGCGGGCGCATGTGA